The Acyrthosiphon pisum isolate AL4f unplaced genomic scaffold, pea_aphid_22Mar2018_4r6ur Scaffold_814;HRSCAF=1273, whole genome shotgun sequence genome includes a window with the following:
- the LOC100574206 gene encoding uncharacterized protein LOC100574206, with protein MKEGNSSYTFKCPVAPHCEDYYVIQHYKINTIQNIPSDERWKHPEASIKIHTSNRDTKDSNISNKINDVLREILDRVSADPKKKIIKNTKKEINHNLNV; from the exons ATGAAGGAAGGAAATAGTTCATACACTTTTAAATGTCCTGTTGCGCCACACTGTGAAGACTACTATGTCATTCAGCACtataaaattaacacaattcaaaatattccgTCAGATGAAAG ATGGAAACATCCGGAAGCTAGTATTAAAATTCATACATCTAATAGAGATACAAAagattcaaacatttcaaacaaaatcaatgATGTTCTTCGAGAAATTTTGGACCGGGTTTCAGCAGAtcctaagaaaaaaattatcaaaaatactaaaaaggaaattaatcacaatttaaatgtataa